One stretch of Amycolatopsis sp. NBC_00345 DNA includes these proteins:
- a CDS encoding alpha/beta fold hydrolase — protein sequence MPTFTSFDGLQLSYTVWEGDGRHRRPVLLQHGFAADSQANWVGPGVVEALLDAGFTVVALDARGHGGSEKPHDESRYGVETMARDVSVLLDELGYDEVSLAGYSLGAIVALTVAANDKRVRCLATGGVGSGVVDFGGVDVRVGSPEQVAAGLLAEDRADVPTAVLPFRRLVRRVGGDVEALAAVLRSSQLTRVDLSAITVPTLVLAGESDRLASEPERLAAAIAGARLVRVPGDHMSAVADPAFVAALAGFFAYSDTGDTRLAISSPA from the coding sequence ATGCCGACCTTCACGTCGTTCGACGGGCTCCAGCTGAGCTACACGGTGTGGGAAGGCGACGGCCGGCATCGTCGCCCGGTGCTGCTTCAGCACGGCTTCGCCGCGGATTCCCAGGCCAACTGGGTCGGCCCCGGTGTCGTCGAGGCGCTGCTGGACGCCGGCTTCACCGTGGTGGCCCTCGACGCGCGCGGCCACGGCGGGTCCGAGAAGCCGCACGACGAGTCCCGCTACGGCGTGGAAACCATGGCCCGTGACGTCTCCGTCCTGCTCGACGAGCTGGGCTACGACGAGGTGTCGCTGGCCGGCTATTCGCTGGGCGCGATCGTCGCGCTGACCGTCGCGGCGAACGACAAGCGCGTCCGCTGCCTGGCCACGGGCGGCGTCGGCTCCGGGGTTGTGGACTTCGGCGGCGTCGACGTGCGGGTGGGGTCACCTGAGCAGGTCGCGGCCGGTCTGCTGGCCGAGGACCGCGCGGACGTGCCGACGGCGGTGCTGCCGTTCCGGCGGCTGGTCCGGCGGGTCGGCGGTGACGTCGAGGCGCTGGCGGCGGTGCTGCGCTCTTCGCAGCTCACGCGGGTCGACCTGAGCGCGATCACCGTCCCGACGCTGGTGCTGGCGGGGGAGTCCGACCGGCTCGCGTCCGAGCCCGAGCGGCTCGCGGCGGCCATCGCGGGCGCTCGGCTGGTGCGGGTGCCGGGTGACCACATGTCGGCCGTGGCCGACCCGGCGTTCGTCGCCGCGCTGGCCGGCTTCTTCGCCTACTCCGACACCGGCGACACCAGGCTGGCGATTTCCTCGCCCGCGTAA
- a CDS encoding CaiB/BaiF CoA transferase family protein produces the protein MEQGALHGIRVIDLSSVVMGPYATQIMGDLGADVVKVESPAGDSTRRTHPQRHDGMGALALNVNRNKRSVQLDLKSAAGHEAFLRLVKSADVLVTNMRPGALQRLGLDYERLASENPRLIYCNAQGFRTDSDRAGLAAYDEIVQASSGMADLMRRATGKPTYAPTILADKLCALTIVYSVLAAVVHQRTTGRGQRVEVPMADTMLAFNLVEHLAGHTFEPSVGPMGFNRSMTEGHQAVKTADGWACILPYTEKNIHDFFLAAGREDLADDPRFGDPASRAKHYGELYDEIGRVSVEKTTAQWQEICAGLSIPFAPVLELEDAETDPYYTGSGLVSLVEHPTEGTYRQVGPPMILSDTPASVRRHTPAQGEHTAEVLAELGYAGEEIASLVSPVSE, from the coding sequence GTGGAACAAGGCGCCCTGCACGGCATCCGGGTGATCGACCTGTCGTCCGTGGTCATGGGCCCCTACGCCACCCAGATCATGGGCGACCTCGGGGCCGACGTGGTCAAGGTCGAGTCGCCGGCCGGTGACAGCACCCGGCGCACGCACCCGCAGCGGCACGACGGCATGGGCGCGCTCGCGCTCAACGTCAACCGCAACAAGCGCAGCGTCCAGCTCGACCTCAAGTCGGCGGCGGGGCACGAGGCGTTCCTGCGGCTGGTGAAGTCCGCGGACGTGCTGGTCACCAACATGCGTCCCGGCGCGCTGCAGCGCCTCGGCCTCGACTACGAGCGGCTGGCGAGCGAGAACCCGCGCCTGATCTATTGCAACGCCCAGGGTTTCCGCACCGATTCCGACCGCGCCGGGCTGGCCGCCTACGACGAGATCGTGCAGGCCTCCTCCGGCATGGCCGACCTGATGCGCCGCGCCACCGGCAAGCCCACCTACGCGCCGACCATCCTGGCCGACAAACTGTGCGCGCTCACCATCGTCTACTCGGTGCTCGCCGCCGTGGTCCACCAGCGCACCACCGGCCGCGGCCAGCGGGTCGAGGTGCCGATGGCCGACACGATGCTGGCGTTCAACCTGGTCGAGCACCTCGCGGGCCACACCTTCGAGCCCTCCGTGGGCCCGATGGGCTTCAACCGCTCGATGACCGAGGGCCACCAGGCGGTCAAGACGGCCGACGGCTGGGCGTGCATCCTGCCCTACACCGAAAAGAACATCCACGACTTCTTCCTCGCCGCCGGTCGCGAGGACCTGGCCGACGACCCGCGTTTCGGCGATCCCGCCAGCCGCGCGAAGCACTACGGCGAGCTGTACGACGAGATCGGCCGCGTCTCGGTCGAGAAGACCACCGCGCAGTGGCAGGAGATCTGCGCCGGGCTGTCCATCCCGTTCGCGCCGGTGCTGGAACTCGAGGACGCCGAGACCGACCCGTACTACACCGGCAGCGGCCTCGTCTCACTGGTCGAGCACCCCACCGAGGGCACGTACCGCCAGGTCGGGCCGCCGATGATCCTCTCCGACACGCCCGCCTCGGTCCGGCGGCACACGCCCGCGCAGGGCGAGCACACCGCCGAGGTGCTGGCCGAACTCGGTTACGCGGGCGAGGAAATCGCCAGCCTGGTGTCGCCGGTGTCGGAGTAG
- a CDS encoding IclR family transcriptional regulator, which translates to MGNSRQHHRTVDRVAAILEAVANSASGLTLTQLAARLDAPVSSVQKLVNGLAAVGYLDEEDRRFVLGPAPHVLTVRSGRVPVRSVPHASLAALASASGCAALLAVQVGDSAVYVDWAGTDEPFDYALSRTLRSALPRTAAGRVLLASLPEASRRVAVAHEFGPDTRAAVDLLTTLSTIRTEGYALVDSGHVLETMAAVAVPVVESDRVVAALALSAPSGVVTGRLSELVALLRKSASSRAAMGSTSPDRASGR; encoded by the coding sequence ATGGGGAATTCTCGGCAGCACCACCGCACGGTCGACCGGGTGGCGGCGATCCTGGAGGCGGTGGCGAACAGCGCGTCGGGGCTGACGTTGACGCAGCTCGCGGCCCGGCTGGACGCGCCGGTGTCCTCCGTGCAGAAGCTGGTGAACGGCCTGGCGGCGGTCGGCTACCTCGATGAGGAGGACCGCCGTTTCGTGCTGGGCCCGGCGCCGCACGTGCTGACCGTGCGCTCGGGCCGGGTGCCGGTGCGGTCGGTCCCGCACGCGTCGCTGGCGGCGCTCGCTTCGGCGTCGGGCTGCGCCGCCTTGCTCGCGGTGCAGGTCGGCGACAGCGCGGTGTACGTCGATTGGGCCGGCACGGACGAGCCCTTCGACTACGCGCTTTCGCGCACCCTTCGCTCGGCCCTGCCACGCACGGCGGCGGGCCGGGTCCTGCTCGCGTCGCTCCCCGAGGCCTCGCGCCGTGTCGCTGTGGCGCACGAGTTCGGCCCCGACACCCGCGCGGCCGTCGACCTGCTGACCACCCTGTCCACGATCCGCACCGAGGGCTACGCCCTGGTCGACTCGGGCCACGTACTGGAGACGATGGCGGCGGTCGCCGTCCCGGTCGTCGAGTCGGACCGCGTTGTGGCGGCTTTGGCTTTGTCGGCACCGTCGGGGGTTGTGACGGGGCGGCTTTCGGAACTGGTGGCGTTGCTCAGGAAGTCGGCGTCGTCGAGGGCTGCGATGGGGAGCACTTCTCCGGACCGGGCGAGTGGCCGGTGA